One Mercurialis annua linkage group LG3, ddMerAnnu1.2, whole genome shotgun sequence DNA window includes the following coding sequences:
- the LOC126673871 gene encoding uncharacterized protein LOC126673871 codes for MGGGFRVLHLVKPFLSFLPEVQNADRKIPFREKVIYTVMSLFIFLVCSQLPLYGIHSTTGADPFYWMRVILASNRGTVMELGITPIVTAGLVMQLLAGSKIIEVDNNVREDRALLNGAQKLLGILIAVGEAVAYVLSGMYGSVSQLGAGNAILIIIQLIFAGIIVICLDELLQKGYGLGSGISLFIATNICENIIWKGFSPTTINSGRGAEFEGAVIALFHLLITRTDKVRALREAFYRQNLPNVTNLLATVLIFLIVVYFQGFRVVLPVRSKNARGQQGSYPIKLFYTSNMPIILQSALVSNLYFISQLLYRKFSGNFLVNLLGKWKESEYSGGHYIPVGGLAYYVTPPASLADMAANPFHALFYLVFMLSACALFSKTWIEVSGSSAKDVAKQLKEQQMVMPGHRDSNLQKELNRYIPTAAAFGGMCIGALTVLADFMGAIGSGTGILLAVTIIYQYFETFEKERASELGIFGF; via the exons ATGGGAGGAGGATTTAGAGTACTGCATCTGGTGAAACCGTTTCTATCATTTCTACCGGAAGTTCAGAACGCCGACCGCAAGATTCCGTTCCGGGAGAAAGTGATTTACACTGTGATGTCTCTGTTTATATTTCTGGTGTGCAGTCAGCTGCCGCTCTACGGAATTCACTCGACAACAGGCGCAGATCCGTTTTACTGGATGCGTGTAATTCTGGCTTCGAATCGCGGTACTGTTATGGAGCTTGGAATTACTCCTATTGTTACTGCTGGATTGGTTATGCAACTCTTGGCTGGTTCTAAGATTATCGAAGTTGATAATAATGTTCGCGAGGATCGCGCTCTTCT caatgGAGCACAAAAATTGTTGGGGATTCTAATTGCTGTTGGTGAGGCTGTTGCATATGTGCTCTCTGGGATGTACGGTAGCGTTAGCCAGCTTGGTGCTGGGAATGCTATTCTGATTATCATTCAGCTAATTTTTGCTGGCATCATTGTTATTTGCCTCGATGAGCTTCTCCAAAAGGGATATGGTCTTGGCTCTGGGATCTCCCTTTTCATTGCTACCAATATCTG TGAAAATATCATATGGAAAGGATTTAGTCCAACGACGATCAACAGCGGTAGGGGGGCTGAGTTTGAAGGTGCTGTTATTGCTCTATTCCATCTTTTGATCACTAGGACAGATAAAGTTCGTGCTCTCCGGGAGGCTTTCTATCGGCAGAATCTTCCTAATGTCACCAACTTGCTTGCTACTGTTTTGATCTTCCTCATCGTGGTCTATTTCCAAGGATTTCGTGTGGTTCTACCTGTGAGGTCTAAGAATGCCCGTGGACAACAAGGCTCATATCCCATTAAGCTTTTCTACACATCTAATATGCCAATTATTTTGCAATCTGCACTTGTTTCCAATCTTTATTTCATCTCTCAG TTGCTGTACAGGAAGTTCAGCGGAAATTTCTTGGTCAACCTGTTGGGAAAATGGAAGGAATCTGAATATTCCGGTGGTCATTATATTCCAGTTGGTGGTCTTGCTTACTATGTCACACCTCCAGCAAG TTTGGCCGATATGGCAGCCAATCCTTTCCATGCTCTCTTCTATCTGGTATTCATGCTTTCAGCTTGTGCTCTCTTCTCGAAAACATGGATTGAGGTTTCGGGGTCTTCTGCCAAAGATGTAGCTAAGCAGCTCAAG GAACAACAAATGGTGATGCCGGGACATCGCGATTCAAACTTACAAAAAGAATTGAATCGCTACATTCCCACGGCAGCTGCTTTTGGAGGAATGTGCATCGGTGCACTGACAGTACTGGCAGATTTCATGGGAGCAATTGGCTCAGGAACTGGGATTTTGCTTGCAGTTACAATTATTTACCAGTATTTTGAGACATTCGAGAAAGAGAGAGCCAGTGAACTTGGCATTTTCGGCTTTTAA
- the LOC126671408 gene encoding uncharacterized protein LOC126671408, which yields MGCSGSSRAKGNEHSKKIRRPKPWKHSEPITRTRLLQMRDEFWDTAPHYGGRKEIWDALHAAAEADITLAQAIVDSAGVIVQSEDLTICYDERGAKYELPKYVLSEPTNLVGDD from the exons ATGGGTTGTTCTGGATCATCTCGGGCCAAAGGAAATG AGCACTCAAAGAAGATCCGGAGGCCAAAACCTTGGAAGCATTCTGAACCAATTACTAGAACACGACTCCTGCAAATGCGTGATGAGTTTTGGGATACTGCTCCTCATTATGGTGGGAGGAAAG AGATATGGGATGCACTTCATGCCGCTGCTGAAGCTGATATAACTCTTGCTCAAGCCATTGTGGACAGTGCTGGTGTGATCGTTCAAAGCGAGGACTTGACAATTTGCTACGATGAAAGAG GTGCAAAGTATGAACTTCCTAAATACGTTCTGAGTGAGCCAACTAATTTAGTTGGAGATGATTGA
- the LOC126673131 gene encoding protein STICHEL-like 3: MTKADRNRILKDANGQISDHLRNHIHLTNCIHLKNHMHKQSPILTDKSLMRDLMVLQRSRSLRDPSASPPSWHSPSVADLLPKKGDKDVVEGRRSIGSERRRESRRLSGSSPPFSNLAPSKVVPGELSRGNDRVPVISDRSSKSGVRDGRRIKREESSRKSTRVDFLSEDEDPLQDQDVNVLANDTVSRNSESKSRKSKQKGKHSQDFGVRILSEQLNEVAMDSDVASSDVHLHGRRSQLEKTGEAIEASIRGCSGLNRGKRRKFRSARRTKATQSRDIRGQNENLSVASNSFNQGSARPRYRMEEEEEEYGGHSVMRDPRNGCGIPWNWSRIHHRGKTFLDMAGRSLSCGLSESRLRKGGMASHERNVDNMPVESDYSSSSKQSDAEALPLLVDVSGSQESTDNAGWVHDYSGELGLYADNLLKNNVDSDLASEARSGGQQKLRNCNSRHQNLTQKYMPKTFRDLVGQNLVAQALSNAVVRRKVGLLYVFYGPHGTGKTSCARIFAKALNCQSLEHPKPCGYCNFCNAHDMGKSRNIKEVGPVNNFDFESIMDLLDNMIISHLPSQYRVFIFDDCDTLSPDSWSAISKVIDRTPRRVVFILVSSSLDVLPHIIISRCQKFYFPKLKDADIIYTLQWIASKEDIDIDKDALKLIASRSDGSLRDAEMTLEQLSLLGLKISVPLVQELVGLISDEKLVDLLDIALSADTVNTVKNLRVIMETGVEPLALMSQLATVITDILAGSYDFTKERHRRKFFRRQPLSKDDMEKLRQALKTLSEAEKQLRMSNDKLTWLTAALLQLAPDQQYMLRGSSTETSFNHSPLTLHNTNGRETVRRGGEHAEIPNHDRGLLTQHRSENYPVGTSGASAGISVDRKRSAGTAVAPQKTSAVSSDTIRGNNRLISGKSCNRYEEIWLGMIGKIQFNSIREFLYQEGKLISVSFGAAPTVQLMFSSHLTKLKAEKFRAHILQAFESFLGSQVTLEIRCESDKVTSEGFHAPLVLPASINALSQCQTAVEPESGAGRSEIVELPASPREINGIGHFDNNAESSKRALQRARVGETVSTGSMSERRKLGEPSQSMSLVRGKVSLAHVIQQAEGCKQNGWSKRKAVSIAEKLEQENLRLEPRSRSLLCWKASRVTRRKLSRLKIRTRRPHALLKLVSCGKCFSSKSPR, translated from the exons ATGACCAAGGCCGACCGTAATAGGATTCTCAAGGATGCAAATGGGCAAATCAGTGATCATCTTCGAAACCATATTCATTTAACCAATTGCATTCATCTCAAAAACCATATGCATAAGCAAAGTCCGATACTGACTGATAAGTCACTCATGAGGGACCTCATGGTTCTCCAGAGGTCCCGATCACTGAGGGATCCTTCCGCTAGTCCTCCTTCATGGCATTCACCTTCTGTTGCTGATTTGCTACCTAAGAAAGGAGACAAGGACGTAGTAGAGGGTAGAAGGTCAATTGGCAGTGAGCGTCGAAGAGAGAGTCGAAGACTTTCCGGTAGCTCGCCGCCCTTCTCAAATTTAGCACCATCAAAGGTTGTTCCTGGTGAGCTTAGTAGGGGAAATGACAGGGTACCGGTTATTAGTGATCGGAGCAGCAAGAGTGGAGTTAGGGATGGTAGGAGAATTAAGAGAGAAGAATCTAGTCGGAAAAGCACTAGGGTTGATTTTCTGAGTGAGGATGAGGACCCTTTACAAGATCAAGATGTTAATGTTTTAGCTAATGATACTGTTTCAAGGAATTCAGAATCCAAATCTAGAAAGAGTAAACAAAAGGGGAAGCATAGTCAAGATTTTGGTGTCAGAATTCTTTCTGAGCAGTTGAATGAAGTTGCAATGGACAGTGATGTAGCTTCTTCTGACGTCCATCTACATGGTAGACGGTCTCAACTGGAGAAAACTGGTGAAGCAATTGAGGCCAGCATTCGTGGTTGTAGTGGGTTAAATCGGGGGAAAAGGCGTAAGTTTCGAAGTGCCAGAAGAACTAAGGCTACTCAATCTAGAGATATTAGGGGCCAGAATGAAAATTTGTCCGTTGCTTCGAATTCATTTAACCAAGGTTCGGCAAGGCCAAGATATCGcatggaggaagaagaagaagaatatggGGGTCATAGTGTTATGAGAGATCCTAGAAATGGATGTGGGATTCCGTGGAATTGGTCAAGGATTCATCATAGAGGTAAAACATTTCTCGACATGGCTGGAAGGAGTTTGTCTTGTGGCCTGTCAGAATCGAGGTTAAGGAAAGGTGGCATGGCTTCCCATGAGAGAAATGTTGATAATATGCCTGTGGAATCTGATTATTCAAGTTCATCTAAACAATCTGATGCTGAGGCGCTGCCTCTATTAGTTGATGTTTCTGGATCCCAAGAAAGCACTGATAATGCTGGTTGGGTGCATGATTATTCTGGAGAGCTAGGCTTATATGCTGATAATTTACTGAAAAATAATGTTGATTCTGATCTTGCTTCTGAAGCTAGATCTGGTGGTCAACAAAAGCTTCGTAATTGCAATAGCAGGCATCAAAATTTAACTCAAAAGTACATGCCAAAAACTTTTCGAGATCTGGTGGGACAGAATCTAGTGGCGCAAGCTCTCTCGAATGCTGTTGTGAGAAGGAAGGTTGGCTTGCTATATGTATTTTACGGGCCTCATGGTACAGGAAAAACCTCATGTGCCAGAATATTTGCCAAGGCTTTGAATTGTCAATCTCTGGAGCATCCCAAACCCTGCGGCTATTGCAATTTTTGCAATGCACATGATATGGGTAAGAGCCGAAATATAAAGGAAGTTGGTCCGGtcaataattttgattttgagagCATTATGGATCTGCTTGATAACATGATTATTTCCCACCTGCCATCGCAGTACagagtttttatttttgatgacTGCGATACTCTATCTCCAGATTCCTGGAGTGCGATATCAAAAGTCATTGATCGAACACCCAGACGTGTAGTTTTTATCCTTGTCAGCTCAAGTCTTGATGTTCTACCCCATATAATTATATCCAGGTGCCAGAAATTTTATTTCCCAAAGCTGAAAGATGCTgatattatatacacattgcAGTGGATTGCATCGAAAGAAGATATTGATATCGATAAGGATGCACTAAAACTCATTGCATCACGATCAGATGGATCATTGAGGGATGCAGAGATGACTCTAGAACAACTGAGTTTGCTTGGTCTGAAGATTTCTGTTCCTCTGGTTCAGGAACTG GTCGGGCTTATCTCTGATGAAAAGTTGGTGGATCTTCTTGATATAGCATTATCTGCAGATACAGTTAACACTGTGAAGAATTTGAGAGTCATAATGGAAACTGGTGTGGAGCCATTAGCTTTAATGTCACAGCTTGCTACAGTTATCACTGATATATTAGCTGGTAGCTATGACTTCACAAAAGAAAGGCACCGAAGGAAGTTTTTCCGACGTCAACCAT TGTCTAAAGATGATATGGAGAAACTACGTCAAGCGCTGAAAACTTTGTCGGAGGCTGAAAAACAACTTAGGATGTCAAATGACAAATTAACATGGTTAACAGCTGCATTGCTTCAACTTGCTCCCGATCAGCAGTATATGCTGCGTGGTTCGTCTACAGAAACTAGTTTTAATCATAGTCCTTTAACCCTGCATAACACGAATGGAAGAGAGACAGTCAGGAGAGGCGGTGAACATGCTGAGATACCCAATCATGATAGAGGCTTGTTGACACAACATAGATCAGAAAATTATCCTGTTGGAACTTCTGGTGCATCAGCTGGTATTAGTGTGGATAGGAAGCGAAGTGCAGGGACTGCGGTGGCTCCTCAGAAGACATCTGCAGTATCTTCTGATACAATTAGAGGGAATAATAGACTTATTTCAGGCAAAAGCTGCAATCGATATGAAGAGATTTGGTTAGGGATGATTGGGAAGATTCAGTTTAACAGTATAAGAGAGTTCTTATATCAAGAAGGGAAGCTGATCTCTGTCAGTTTTGGTGCag CTCCAACTGTACAGCTAATGTTCAGTTCGCATCTCACCAAATTGAAGGCGGAAAAGTTTAGGGCTCATATTTTGCAAGCTTTCGAGTCTTTTCTTGGGTCGCAGGTTACTCTTGAAATCCGATGTGAATCAGATAAAGTCACAAGTGAAGGTTTCCATGCGCCTCTTGTATTACCAGCTTCTATAAATGCTTTGTCGCAGTGTCAAACGGCTGTTGAGCCAGAGTCTGGTGCTGGAAGAAGTGAAATTGTGGAATTGCCAGCTTCTCCCCGGGAAATTAATGGTATTGGACATTTCGACAACAATGCAGAATCTAGTAAACGAGCTTTACAGCGTGCAAGGGTGGGAGAAACAGTCAGCACTGGTTCCATGTCAGAAAGAAGGAAACTTGGCGAGCCAAGTCAGAGTATGAGCCTCGTGAGAGGCAAGGTTTCTCTTGCACATGTAATTCAGCAGGCAGAAGGATGTAAACAAAATGGATGGTCCAAGCGTAAAGCAGTTTCGATAGCTGAAAAGCTCGAACAAGAAAATTT